The DNA sequence TTGGATGACGGCGTATTTGGCCGCTTCCCTTCTTAATTTCGTCGCGTCCTTTTCATCACTAGGGAGTTTGCCGTGTTCTAGGAAGTCggtgatggggtctagccatgaAGAACCTAGGCTTGTCACGTGCAGTGTGATTGCTGGTTCTCTCGTcatgccttggatgagagaccggTTCCCTTCTCCCGGCTTTGTGCTGGCTAACTTTGATAGGAGGtctgcccgtgtgttcctttctctaGGTACGTGGTGGACCGTGACCTCTTCGAActtttggctcaagcttttaaccttttccaagtacttctgtAGCAAagggtctttggcttggtagctgtCGTTTACTTGGGAGGTGACGACTTGGGAATCGCTGCATATTTCTAGTCTTCTTGCGCCGACTTCTGCTGCTAGGGTTAAGCCTCCTATaagggcttcatattctgcctggttgttcgaGATGGGAAACTCGAATCTGACCGATTGCTCGTATACAACCCCAATTGGGCTTTCCAGGATGATCCCGGCACCTCCGAAGGTCTGAttggaggctccgtccacatggagcttccaccgtgtacTCACCTCTTCGCTTGGATCTCCCGTTACTTCTACTAGAAAATTCGCCATCGCCtgcgccttgatggcttgccggggTTCGTATCGTATGTCATACTGGGAGAGttcgatggaccaagtcatcattcttcccgccaGATCGGGTTTTTGGAGTACTTGCCGGATCCCTTGGTCCGTTCTGACGACAACTTGGTGACTCTGGAAGTACTGCTTTAACCTTCGTGAGGAAGTTAGAAGTgctaaggctagcttttccaacttgctaTACCTTAATTCTGCCCCTTGCAAGGCCCTGCTTATGAAATAGACCGGCTGTTGAGCTTTTCCGTCCTCCCATACCAGAACTGCGGCCAGGGCTTCCCTCGTTATGGCGAGGTACAGGTATAGTGGTTCCCCGTCCTTTGGCTTCCCGAGGACGGGTGGTGCCGccaggatttccttgaagtgcTGAAAGGCCTCTTCACATGCGGGCGTCCACTCAAAcgccatccctttcttcatgaggttaaaGAATGGCAGGGCCTTTGTTGCCGAAGCTCCGAGAAATCGGGATAATGAGGTCAACCGCCCTGCCAACCTCTGGACGTCTTTGATGCAACCCGGGCTCTTCATCTGGAGTATTGCctggcatttctccgggttagcttctacccctctctgagttatcataaatcccaggaacttgccggcttccatggcgaaggcgcaTTTGAGGGGATTCAGCCTCATACCGTGTTGACGGAGGGACGCGAATACACTCGCCAGGTCGTTCAGGAGGTCGTCAGGTCGTGTTGTTTTTGCcaggatgtcgtccacgtagacttcaactgttttccctatgaggtcgtggaatatcctgttcatcagcctttgatatgttGCCCCTGCATTTTTCAAGCCAAATGGCATTACCTTATAGCAGAAAGTTCCTCCcggcgttatgaacgccgtcttgtcttcgtcaggacggtgcatcggtatctgattgtaaccggagtaggcgtccatgaaactTAGATACCGATATCCCGCCGCGGCATCGATGAGTGCATCTATGTTAGGGAGGGGGAAGcaatctttggggcatgctttgttaaggtcagaatagtccacgcacattctccacttgccGTTGTGTTTTCTCACCAATACCACATTCGAGAGCCATGTCGAGTAGTCCACTTCCCGTATGaagcctgcttctaggaggctggCCGTCTGCCTGGCCACCTCCTCTGCTCTTTCTGCCGACATCTTTCTCCTCCGTTGGGCCACTGGGCGTGCTTCCGCCTTGACGGCTAGATGATGTGAGATGATTTTtgggtctatgcccggcatgtcggctggaGTCCAGGCGAACAAGTCCTTGTTGGCTCTTATCATTTCGATCAAAGGCTCCTTCAACTCATGTGGGAGGTTCTTGTTAACGAATGTGAACTTTTCCACGTCGTCACCGATTCTAAACTTCTCCAGATCCCCTTCTGGTTCTGGCCTCGACTTGTCGTCCATTCTGGCGTCAAGGTCGGCTAGGAACACACCGGATGCTTCCTTGGACTTCTTTCTAAGggagaggctggcgttgtcacaaGCGACCGCCGTCTCGAGGTCCCCCCTTATGGTCCCTATGGATCCGTCATCGGTAACGAACTTCATGACTAGCAGCTTTGTGTTGATTATGGCTTCGAAATCGTTGATTGtttttcttcccaagatgatgttgtaggcAGTGGAATCTCGGAGGATTACGAACTCGGCCATCGCCGATCTTCGGCCTTGGGCTTGCCCCACCGAGATTGGTAGGGATATTACTCCGTCCggtttgatgaagtggtcgcccAACCCGATAACCCCGTGCTGGTGAGTCGTCAGGTCGACATCCTTTAGCCCTAGTGCGTCGAAcacgttgcggaacatgatatttgaatcagctcctgtgtcgacaaggatccgtttgacgaggccggttcccactctggccgtaatgaccatggggggGTTTTCCGGGGCGTCGTTGAACCATTGGTCTTCCGGGCCGAAAGAGATGGAGGGAGGCTTCTTAGAGTTTTGCACCGGCGGGGATGAGACCGTCAGAACCTTAGCGTCTTTCCTGTGTGCCGACCGGGATTTTGGCGCGGCGTTTTTGGCCGTTACCACGTTTATCACAGTGAGGCCGTGGTCTCTGTCTTCGGGTTCTTGTCGCCGTTTGGCCGAACGGGTTTTGCCTTCTTCGTCTTGATCGCGATAACGTCTTCTCGGCTCCCTGATGAGGTGGGAGAacgcggctagctttccttcccttatcGCTTGTTCTAGTGCATCCTTCAGGTCAAAACAGTCCTGTGTTTGATGGCCATAACCCTTATGATAATCACAATAGAGGTTCTTATTTCCTCCCGTACGGTCCTTAAGTGGTCGGGGTTTCGGTAGGATTCCCTTCTCAGCTATTTGCTGATAGACTTCCACGATGGGGAGAGTGAGTGGAGTGTAGTTAGTAAATTTCCCGACCCGAGGGAACGGTCTAGGTGCCTTGTTTGATGCCTCCTCCCtggctttttcttttgctcTCTCTCCGTCACCTGGTTGCCGAGCTTGGCTGTACCCGGACTGCCGcttattggcagccacgactcggctgacttcctcgtcgTTTATATACTCCTTGGCTACCGTCTGGATCTCATGCATCGTCCAAACCGGTTTCGTGGTAAGGTGTTTTCGGAAGttctcgttgaggaggccgttTGTTAGGCAAAGACTGGCCACTGAGTCGGTTAAGCCGTCGatttccaagcattcgtcgttgaaccgatctAAGTACCTCCTCGTCGGTTCTCCTTGTCTCTGGGTTGCCCCTAGAAGGTTGATAGGGTGCTTGGCCTTCGCGATCCGCATTGTAAATTGGGCCAGGAATGCACGGCTGATGTCTGAGAAGCTGTATATGGAACCTTGtgggaggccgttaaaccatctGATCGCTGGCCCTGCAAGGGTTACCGGGAAGGCGCGGCATCTTACTTCGTCCCCAACTCCCTCCAGATTCATCCTGGCCTCAAAGGCTGTGAGGTGTTCTAGAGGGTCTTGAGTTCtgtcgtacctcatgtccgttggtttgtcgaagtgtttcggcaACCGGACCCCGAGGATAGATCGGTGGAACGGGGTGACGCCCATTATCACGGGTTGTCGTGTTCTCTCGGATCTCCCTTCCCCGTTTTCGCGATCTCTAGCCGCCCGGCGGGTTGGTCCGCCGCGGGAGTAGATGATCGTGTCATTTCGTCTTCTCATTATGGGTGACTCCTCCCGCGTGCTCTCCGCTTCCGTCCGGGATGCGGATGTACGCCGCGGGCGGCTTCGGTGAGAATCTTCCTCCTCACTCCCGGGCGATGGGGTATAGCTGGGATCGGTAGACCGTCCATCCCGCTCCCGGTCGGCCAGCTGTCGTTCTAGGTTCTGGACTCTGTGGCGTAGCTCctgcattattatggcgctatCGCCGCCCGTTCCCCCGAATGGTCGTGTTCTCGTGTGTTGTTGGGGGGACCTCCGCCGCCCCCTTAGCGAGGCGACGGAGGCTGCCCCCTCCGCTCCGGCGGCTCGAGCTTGGTCGCCGGGACCCAGCACGACTTCCATTTAGGCAGgagtccccacagacggcgccaatgttcggttGTCGGGTTCCGGACAGATCGGGTGTACAAGTGAAGGGGTGAGGACGCCTTAGCTTTGGTCGCGTTGGTTGCGGGTTTGCCGGGTAGACGAGCACTTATCCTGGAGAGGTGATaagggggggtgccacctgcaaagacactccgacgctcaagtcagctAGTGCGCAGGCGGGGAAAAATGACACGGAaatgtgacgtacctcgggggaagagccaatcttccctttATATACATGTCGGTAGTGGGTCCCTCATGAGGACAGGCCCGTATTCTCAAGGACGCTGTCCTGCGGCCGCGTGTGGGTCGCACAGGACACGTGCCCGGGTCGTTTGAAGGGCGCGGAACCGGGTCGGGTGGAGCTCGGGCCGGATCGACCCGTCATTTCCTTGGGCCAGACCGTAACAGATGCAAAGACCATCTCTCTTAGACGGAGTTACGTACTTACTTTGTTGAACTTGAAATTAGTGTTTAATTTGTTGAAAAGTTTATAGGACTTCTTGAACATTtttcaaatatataattaaaatatggtTTAAGACTATTATTTGCCACTTAAAATAAAACACGATTAATTAGTCACTACACAACTCAATTAGAGGAATAAGCCCTGGATTGAATCAACGTTGACATAAAAATTTCATTCATGATATATATCATCCTTTTGGTGAAGTTAGGCTGAGAGCAAGACCACTTGGAGGTGTTTTGTTGACTGAGCCTTTCCAATTTTAGCTGCCTGACTTTGCTTTACACGTGTTTCTCAcgtgcttttttttttaaattttgttttccaCTTTCAAAATTTCCAGCTTTAGTAAGAATGGGGATTGACACAAATTTTGTAACTTTGGGCTATTTTTGGTTAGTGTTTTTAAGATATATAGACacatatataaatacataaaaattcataaatataaaaatacataaattttataatatatttggTGATACATATggataaattaaatattaattttactCTTTAGGTCTTATGTATtgataatttcaaaaataattaaggatacaaaattaaattttgtgttttgtatATTGTGTTTCCGTGTCTTAACTTTAAAAAAGAacattaaatacatatattttatatgtatctGTATATcactatatatatttaaattcgTGTCTTATAATAACCGCCCTTCACCccttttaaaaacaaaattaaattcgaaatttgaaaataattaagaaacgggtttagaattttgaattataGATAGGAATTTAATAACAGCCAttcttttgaatttaaaattatccCAACCAACCTACCACTGAAAGTATATAAATAATGGTACACCAATAGATAGAAGATCACCCCTCTCAAACGCTAATCCTCTCCCTTTTCTCTTTACGAAAATATTCCATGTGCAAACACAAGAGCCAAGCTCCTAGGCAATAAAGAGGCGTTAGAAAAAGAGTAGGGAATTATGTTTTTTACTTTTATGTTTGTCATGTATTATactctattattatttttaccaTCTATGTATGTTATCATGTTTCGGTGTCTTATgccattaattatttttttcctctCATTTATCCACATTGATCATGTTTGTCTATTATGTTATTCATGTTCTCTTAAGTCATTAGTACATGCCTTCTTATAAGttttattcaattatttaataTGCTCTATTTTCATTAGGTGCATTTATATGATCTTTTAGTTTATGccattatattattaatatttcttTAGGGTCGAGAGTACATACAATTTTATAAGttttattcaattatttaataTGTCATATCTTCTGTATTTTAATATGACCTTTCAATTTATGCTATTATGTTATTAATATCTCTTTAATTAGAGAGTATATACATATACTATGCCATATAACTAGGGTTTCATTATTTCACATGTCCTTTTTGTTATTATATTTGTCCATCTTTTTGCATGATTTCTTCttgtatgattttttttgtatatgcCTAAACAACCctatttataaattaatctgAGGGAATGATCCTTGGAAGATGACCCCAAAAACAAGATATCGACAAGAGAAGGTGATCGATGGAGATGAACCTTCAGTAAGAGAAGATGACTCTCATTTTTATACCGTTTTGAGCTTAATACATTCCATAAAAGCTACAAGTTAAGAAATGAGAAGTATAAAGGAAAATTtgattataatatttttatgattatcTTCTTAAGTTGTGATTATGTTGATGTTTCTAAGTTATTATCCTTTTTATTTGACTTGCCTATgtcatataatttttaaatccCACATATGAGTTGGGGATAGATATGGAGGTGTTACATAACACTTTTACGAAGACTTTTTAAGTTCTcatcctttcttttttttttcatactaTCTCCAGAGAAATATGGCACATCGGGTGGAGATGACGCAGCGCCCCCAGGGCAACTTTTGAGTATGACCCCTTGAAGCACGCATGGGTAGTTACGACCACTACTACCGTGCTCCAAACTATCTACTTAGGTCGAGATTTCGTAAAAAGAGACCTCAACTGCCTGTCATAACCTTCCTAGATACGAACACTTCAGCACCCAAGAAACGGTCACTCGAGGTGGTATATCTTAAATCTGGTGACCGTTTCTTGAGTGCTGAAGTGTTCGTATCTAGGTACGACAGGAAATTGGGGGTCTCTTTCTACGAAATCTTGACCTAATTAGATAGTTTGGAGCACGATAGTAGTGGTCGTAACTACCCACGCGTGCTTCGAGGGGTCATACTCAGAAGTTATCCTCGAGGCGCTGCGTCGTCTCCATCTACTATGCCATGTTTCTCTGGAGATAGTATGGGAAAAAGAAGGGATGAGAACTTAAAAAGTTTCGGTAGGAGTGGTATGTAACACCTCCATATCTATCCCAACCCATATGTGGGATTTAAAAATCATATAACATGACATGTATGATGAATCTTTCTTGTAAAACATATTAGGTATAAAAGAAAAACACATCATGTTGACATAGGCAAGTCAAATAGAAAGGATAATAACTTATGAAACATCAACATAATCACAATTTAAGAAAATAatcttaaaaatattataatcaAACTTTCTTTTATACTTTTCCTTTCTTAACTTGTAGCTTTTATCGAAAGTATTGAGATCAAACTGGTATAAAAATAGGAATCCTTGTCCCTTACGAAGGTTTTTATCCCAAACATTTTGGCGATCACTTTCCCTTATCGAAGGATTATCTCGATCGATCACCCCCCTTACCGAGGGATCATATCGATATCTTGTCTTTGCCTCTTTGGAGTCACCTTCCCTTGTCGAATGATCATTTCCTCGATTCAATTTACAAATAGAATTGTTTAGGCATACACAAGAAGAAAATCATACAAGAAGAAATCATGCAAAAAGATGGACAAATATGGTGATAAAAAAGACATGTAAAATAATGAGATCCTAGTTATATGGCACAGTATATGCATGTACTCTCTAATTAAAGAGATATTAGTAACATAATGTCTTATTGTCTTAAATTGAAAGAGCAtattaaataattgaataaaaCTTATAAAAGGGTATGCACTATCAACCCTAAaggaatattaataatataatagcATAAACTAAAAGATCATATAAATGCACATAATGAAAATATGGCAtattaaataattgaataaaaCTTATAAGAAGGCATGTactaataacttaaaaagacatGAATAACATAATGGGCAAACACGATTAATGTGGataaagaagaggaaaaagataATTAATGCCATAAGACACTCAAACATGATAACATGCATAGAtggtaaaaataataatagagcATAATATATGCCAAACATAaaagtaaaaactaaaaagcataattttcaattttttttctaacgCCTCTTTATTGCTTATGAGCTTGCCTCTTGTGTTTGCACAATATTTTTGTAGAGAGAGAACGGAGAAGATTAATGTTTGAGAGGGATGATCTTCTATTTATTAGTGTACCCCTATTTATATACTTTCAGTGGTAGAGTGGTTgagataattttaaattcaaaaagaagGACGGTTATAAAATTTCTATCCATAATTTGAAATTCTAAACTCATCTCCTAactgatttttaaattttgaatttaattttatttttagaaggGGTGAAGGACGGTTATTACATGTCTCACCAAATAAATAGTAAATGTATACCACCTTGTTTAACAATTTATGTTTATATCTTAACAAACAAATACAATTTTATTGACTTTTGAAATATTAGAATGATCCAAAATGGTGATATGAAATCTTATAATCCTTAATTGAATAAGGAtaacataataaaattttacCAAATCTTGATTTAAATTGTGCatcagttttaatttttaaagtattGAGAATATGTTAGAACAAATCATAGCATAATTAAGTTATTAGTCATTAATGATTGTTGCatttataaaatagaatttgaattttggatatttttaaatGAATAATTAAGTTGACTATTcgattaatttaatttaattgtttGCAACAAGTATATTAtctttattataaattattgtttAATCTAAAATTATAACTCAATTAAATGACTTCGATGTTAAAAATGTCCAATGTTAATATGACATTAAAGTTAAATAATCATATTAGAGATATACAAATAAATCAGCCACTATATCTATagaatatatactaaaatataaaatataaaatatatattaaaaataattaaacaacacatatatttatataaaaaatatataataattaatttaattttttttcacataACATTTTTTGAGATTTAAATGCGTTATTTATGTTAGACTACTTCTTCCATTATTTTCATTGTCATATGGAAGTTTTCCGAGctcatcatcttcttcctctctaaTGACATCTTATGACAAATTTTTAATCTCCATACAAATTTGATAAATTATGAGATTTTAGATGAAATGTTCTATTATTATTTAGgcaaattaattatataattgtcATCGAactataattcaaataatataatttatttatttttatttagagaTTTTAGATTTGAATCTCATTcctaactaaaattttttttatttatatgactATTTAAAAGACAGCTATTATCCTTGTGGAGATTTTCCAATACCGATGTTAGTATAAAATAAATCTCGACCAGAGAAGTGTATCAATCGACTTCAATGATTATTCCGTTACCACAATATTTAGAAATCAAGCATAAGAAGTCAAAGTAAATATGATGATTGATAAAATGATGATAGAAGAGTTGATCGAGATATTGCTGAGCCaaaatatatatcatatttTGTGAAATGTTGATAACGATGAAGGGTGTTAATGGTGAGAGTCGAAAGTTAAACAAAGCATTTAGCAAAATTGTTAATGTGTAAAGATCACGACAGTCGAAGATATGAGTAAAGAGTCACAATTAACGTGCGCTTAAATTTAAAGTTAATCCTAATGTATAAACTGTTATGAATGTGGGGTGAATTAGTTAACTCTCAAAAATGTGGGTATATATCTTTAAAGAGCAAGTGAAAGAAAGAACGTGGAAGATCTTATAAAACGGTTAGGAAAAAGCTTCTCAATTTTCTCTATGAATAGGATGAGAAAAATTTTAGAAGGGACTTCTATTCAACAACACAAAATCACACtaaaaattatgtaaatttTCAGTTATATTGACgctataaaaaattataaaatgcAAGTACATGTAAATATTAAAAGTCGATTtgtttaatttatgtattttattttcagttttagTTTAGGTCCTTTCAATTCTTtcacttttaaattttgttatgtATTGGTCAATTGTTGgttatattttttagtattttaatgttttcttctcttttcttttgttcattTTCACTTTAAATTGTGCTTGattctaatttttgtttttattcatgATTAAACATCtgtttatattattatattattattgctaaaaaatttgattttttttactaCTAATAGTTTCGACTATAAAAACAGTATTTCGATTACAGAAGTAGAAATAGACAAGTCGAAGTCGAAGAAAAATAGTACAAAGAGCGTTGGGGTTTGAAAAGATAgttatttcttttctttgatcATCAAGGCTTGCTACTCGACTTTCAAATCAAGTGGAGGTTATGAGTGCGAAATTTGAGGGACAAGTTGAAGAAACGTGAAATTTTGAAGACCAAAGAAGACGTGGGTGTCAGAATTTGGGAGTCAAGATTTTTCATGATCAAGACAAAGTTATGACTAAGATAGTGGATAAACATGCTCCATGGCAAGTCTATTTCCATGATCTATAAATAGTAGAAATTCAAAAGAGTTCGGAGACTTAAATCAAGAATATTAGATCATCACATAAGCTCATCAAATTTCCAGTCTCCGCGACGCAACGGAAGAATATAGAGTGCAAATGCATGTGAGTGTTAGAAATCAATTTTTAacttatttccttttgtttatttagttagttttatttaatttctttcaatttctttGTTTAAATCAATATTTGGTGCTTTTATCGTTTTTTTccatttaattatttattcctTTGTTGTTTATCATAAAGTTTACCACTAATATTTTCGACATAGATTGCCTTGACATCAATTAAGTAATTTTTGGGTCGAGTTCACTATTTTTTAGAAGAGTTGTATCTGCTCTCCGATACTTGAGATCTTGATACAAGCTCGTTTCGACACCACCTGCCGAAGTCGACCAAAAAACAAGTGAAATAATTATATTGCTTatttataatacaaaaattgtaaatttttttctatcgATATTTAATTGATAAATCTCGGTAAAATCCTTTTAAAGGAGTTATATTAATTCCTTTTGAATCGTTAATATAAGTTTGATCGATATAAATATAATGAAAACTccattttaaaaacaaaaataaaacgaAACAACAAGTAAGAATCAGTAGTAGGGATGGCAATGGGTCTCTATGGGTGGAGACATCCCCACCACCCATAATCTGTCCTCATTGTAACACACTATCACACCGAACTTTACACCTAGgatgtaaaacagaggtggcgaGACGCTACGATctctaaaagtaaaattatatacataatatagaTGGAAAAAGTTTTATCTATGAGCCTTTGAATAAAATTATTGAACGAAATACAAGTAGAACAACACAACACTCACGATCGGATACAAGTAAACAGGTGGATAAGATTGAACGAAAAAGATAACATAAATATATAAGATCAGAGT is a window from the Arachis stenosperma cultivar V10309 chromosome 3, arast.V10309.gnm1.PFL2, whole genome shotgun sequence genome containing:
- the LOC130969126 gene encoding uncharacterized protein LOC130969126, with translation MKSPGCIKDVQRLAGRLTSLSRFLGASATKALPFFNLMKKGMAFEWTPACEEAFQHFKEILAAPPVLGKPKDGEPLYLYLAITREALAAVLVWEDGKAQQPVYFISRALQGAELRYSKLEKLALALLTSSRRLKQYFQSHQVVVRTDQGIRQVLQKPDLAGRMMTWSIELSQYDIRYEPRQAIKAQAMANFLVEVTGDPSEEVSTRWKLHVDGASNQTFGGAGIILESPIGVVYEQSVRFEFPISNNQAEYEALIGGLTLAAEVGARRLEICSDSQVVTSQVNDSYQAKDPLLQKYLEKVKSLSQKFEEVTVHHVPRERNTRADLLSKLASTKPGEGNRSLIQGMTREPAITLHVTSLGSSWLDPITDFLEHGKLPSDEKDATKLRREAAKYAVIQGQLFRKGLNQPLLKCLHPDQTDYVLREVHEGCCGHHIGGKALARKLIRAGYYWPSMMADSKEFVKKCVITRFGIPEVVISDNGTQFTDKKFMEFLNGLGIKQRFSSVEHPQTNGQVESANKVILSGLKKKLDNKKGAWADELASVLWSYRTTEQSSTKETPFRLTYGVDAVIPVEIGEPSPRLLLKGVEETVEKDLIDEAREMAHLTKTALKQRMALRYNTKVLKREFEPNDLVLRRNDIGLPTPGEGKLAANWEGPYRVKKAMGKGAFKLERLDGKEVPRTWNADNLRRFYS